The following proteins are co-located in the Salvelinus namaycush isolate Seneca chromosome 31, SaNama_1.0, whole genome shotgun sequence genome:
- the LOC120025575 gene encoding scavenger receptor class F member 2-like, giving the protein METRYVLVIVLLSIFCCWTYSQELNPSGRNVCKTGSDRLQCCSGWAQQGDECLIPICEGNFTCQENEVCVRPHECRCRHGYFGATCDMKCPFKFWGPDCKGKCDCHPNGRCDDVTGACTCNPNRWGPNCERACGCQKGQCIQETGACTCYTGYWGPQCSNNCYCRVNSMCDVGTGQCHCNPGWYGRNCGAKCACNTSPCDQLTGRCKCRERLWGTHCEHKCQCLYGRCNPADGSCTCKPGFRGKFCRETCPAGFYGQNCRNRCGHCKGQQPCMVAEGHCIACESGWNGTRCDQMCTPGFFGENCKDVCSSCKDGHFCNRIDGKCPHCNPGWMGDRCEVKCRNGTYGENCVNDCNSCFNGMCHFATGNCLCDPGFSGAYCNVSCSAGQYGLNCTQTCSCHDNNCNIVTGACNLQPNQRMGVMAAGVLVTCLLLLSLLCCCSVCRQNE; this is encoded by the exons ATGGAAACAAGATATGTCTTAGTCATTGTGCTTCTAAGTATCTTCTGTTGTTGGACTTACAGCCAAGAACTAAATCCCAGCGGCAGAAATGTATGCAAAACTGG ATCTGACAGGCTCCAATGCTGTAGTGGCTGGGCACAGCAAGGAGATGAGTGCTTAATAC CAATTTGTGAGGGTAACTTCACCTGCCAAGAGAATGAAGTTTGTGTGCGACCCCACGAATGCCGCTGTCGTCATGGTTATTTTGGAGCCACTTGTGATATGA AATGTCCGTTCAAGTTCTGGGGGCCTGACTGCAAGGGTAAGTGTGATTGCCATCCCAACGGGAGGTGCGATGATGTCACTGGGGCCTGCACCTGTAACCCTAATCGCTGGGGGCCAAACTGTGAGCGAGCCTGCGGCTGCCAGAAGGGCCAATGCATCCAGGAGACAGGCGCTTGTACGTGCTACACAGGCTATTGGGGCCCTCAGTGCTCTAACAATTGTTACTGCAGAGTAAACTCTATGTGTGATGTGGGAACTGGCCAGTGCCACTGCAATCCTGGCTGGTATGGGAGGAACTGCGGTGCCAAGTGTGCCTGCAACACCTCTCCGTGTGACCAGCTCACCGGCCGCTGCAAGTGTCGAGAGCGTCTGTGGGGTACTCACTGCGAGCACAAGTGCCAGTGTCTCTATGGACGCTGTAACCCGGCGGATGGATCGTGCACCTGCAAGCCAGGATTCAGAGGGAAGTTCTGCAGGGAGACGTGTCCAGCTGGATTCTACGGACAAAATTGCAGAAACAG GTGTGGTCACTGCAAAGGCCAGCAGCCCTGCATGGTGGCAGAGGGACATTGCATCGCATGTGAAAGCGGTTGGAATGGCACCAGGTGTGACCAGATGTGTACTCCTGGGTTCTTTGGTGAAAACTGCAAGGACGTTTGCTCATCCTGTAAAGACGGACACTTCTGCAACCGCATCGATGGCAAATGCCCCCACTGCAACCCTGGATGGATGGGTGATCG ATGTGAGGTCAAGTGCCGAAATGGAACCTATGGAGAGAACTGTGTCAATGACTGCAACAGCTGCTTCAATGGGATGTGTCACTTCGCCACAGGAAATTGTCTCTGCGATCCTGGCTTCTCTGGTGCCTA CTGTAATGTGAGCTGTTCAGCGGGTCAGTATGGGCTTAACTGTACCCAGACCTGTTCCTGCCATGACAACAACTGCAACATAGTGACTGGAGCATGCAACCTAC AGCCTAACCAAAGGATGGGTGTGATGGCAGCAGGGGTGCTGGTCACCTgtctcctgctcctctccttgCTGTGTTGCTGCTCTGTCTGCAGACAGAACGAGTAA
- the LOC120026306 gene encoding cytochrome b-c1 complex subunit 9-like — protein sequence KELAPLAKGVYNLLFRRTSTFAITIMFRAVFFERIFDQGGDAIFEQLNRGKLWKHIKYQNEEE from the exons AAGGAGCTAGCGCCGCTAGCGAAAGGAGTCTACAATTTGCTCTTCAGGAGAACATCTACTTTTGCCATTACCATCATGTTCAGAGCAGTGTTTTTTGAACGaatatttgaccaaggaggagatGCCATATTCGAGCAATTGAATCGGGGG AAACTCTGGAAACACATTAAATACCAAAACGAGGAGGAATAG
- the LOC120025576 gene encoding scavenger receptor class F member 2-like encodes MIVVCIEAHPEKRSKRRLCGGLTRISSKLPRIPLRRQKLPKVVVSHHDPENTFNCSFIEPPSAVEQPTASGSSRASFSSVETTEDGHVYAVPDENKKKGDRINTTETTVLADDVSEVDTLPEDRYMTEQASVNTSDLPLQKSESEGSCSGTESATSTLCLRASFPQPPQQSSKEPENNGKSNNVKYNGKPIAAERIKPQPPDPSTKPKLSWIHASPGPNQNQISQEETVAEDNICSRKKASKQRAPNAPESAGTDGASSLGEKKPNKSRPGLLQIEHINGAVQSVLRKMGNFRVDRKAAIPKESPEKRPSLSLNREVNQPNIHPEVASLLTAQLKEKTKSLNRSEAGSCEESLSHLQAQRKKPTPPQKTSGTQPGAGKDLLPISDSSQKPLPDTPSKEAKYQEKQDSNNSESSSDKGETKNKTPMKKPPRKKSKEGNVDSKIQTTAPKVAVMPPKAAN; translated from the exons ATGATTGTTGTTTGTATTGAGGCACA TCCTGAGAAAAGGTCCAAAAGAAGACTATGTGGAGGGTTGACACGAATCAGCTCTAAACTTCCTCGTATCCCACTAAGACGGCAGAAGCTACCCAAAGTTGTTG TGTCCCACCATGATCCTGAGAATACTTTCAACTGTAGTTTCATTGAGCCCCCCTCTGCAGTGGAGCAACCCACCGCCTCCGGGTCATCCAGAGCGTCCTTCTCTTCCGTAGAGACCACAGAGGATGGACATGTCTATGCTGTGCCTGACG AGAACAAAAAGAAAGGGGACAGAATCAACACAACGGAGACTACAGTACTAGCTGATGATGTCTCTGAGGTAGACACATTGCCGGAGGACAGGTATATGACTGAGCAGGCTTCAGTTAACACCAGTGACCTGCCACTCCAGAAGTCAGAGAGTGAGGGCTCCTGCAGTGGCACAGAGTCAGCCACCAGCACCCTCTGCCTCAGGGCCTCTTTCCCTCAGCCACCACAGCAGTCCAGCAAGGAGCCAGAGAACAATGGCAAGTCAAACAATGTCAAATATAATGGAAAGCCTATAGCTGCTGAGAGGATTAAACCACAGCCACCAGACCCCTCCACCAAGCCCAAGCTCTCCTGGATCCATGCATCTCCTGGGCCAAATCAGAATCAGATAAGTCAGGAAGAGACTGTGGCTGAGGATAACATTTGTTCCAGAAAGAAAGCCAGCAAGCAGCGAGCTCCCAACGCCCCAGAGTCTGCAGGTACAGATGGGGCCAGCTCCCTAGGTGAGAAGAAGCCTAATAAAAGCAGACCAGGTCTGTTGCAGATAGAGCACATCAATGGGGCAGTGCAGAGTGTCCTGAGGAAAATGGGCAATTTCCGTGTTGACCGGAAAGCTGCAATCCCCAAAGAGTCCCCAGAGAAGAGGCCCAGCTTATCCCTAAACAGGGAGGTTAACCAACCGAACATACACCCTGAGGTAGCCTCCCTCTTAACTGCTCAGCTGAAGGAGAAGACTAAGAGCCTGAACAGGAGCGAGGCCGGCAGCTGTGAGGAGAGCCTGTCTCACCTCCAGGCCCAGAGAAAGAAGCCAACCCCGCCCCAAAAGACCTCGGGCACCCAGCCTGGAGCTGGAAAGGATTTGCTTCCCATATCCGACAGCTCACAGAAGCCTCTGCCAGATACTCCATCTAAAGAAGCCAAATACCAAGAGAAACAAGACTCTAACAACTCTGAAAGCAGCTCAGATAAGGGAGAGACCAAAAATAAGACCCCAATGAAAAAGCCTCCTCGGAAAAAGAGCAAGGAAGGTAATGTAGACTCAAAAATACAGACTACTGCTCCAAAGGTTGCAGTGATGCCACCAAAGGCTGCAAATTAG
- the zmat5 gene encoding zinc finger matrin-type protein 5, with amino-acid sequence MGKRYYCDYCDRSFQDNMHNRKKHLYGVQHHRSKKAWFDNFRDAAAVLYDEQTKKPCRKFLQTGQCVFGNNCRFSHMSERDMENLRMQIEDERRSREDPEHRASPERSIEEWLTRREKKRAALSSGSVLKEEDEEDEDNQPENDIPQHFLTIPDLPPSLRPPPPGGWKVKVRTEWG; translated from the exons ATGGGGAAGCGGTATTACTGTGACTACTGTGACCGGTCCTTTCAGGACAACATGCACAACAGGAAAAAACACCTGTATGGTGTTCAACACCACAGATCTAAAAAGGCCTGGTTTGACAATTTCAGGG ATGCAGCAGCCGTCCTGTATGATGAACAAACTAAGAAACCCTGCAGGAAATTTCTTCAGACAG GCCAGTGTGTGTTTGGCAACAACTGTAGGTTCTCTCACATGTCAGAGAGGGACATGGAGAACTTAAGAATGCAGATTGAAG ATGAAAGACGGAGCAGAGAGGACCCGGAGCACAGAGCGTCCCCTGAGCGGAGCATAGAGGAGTGGCTCaccaggagagagaagaagagagccGCCCTCAGCAGTGGAAG TGTTCtgaaagaggaagatgaggaggatgaAGATAATCAACCAGAGAATGACATACCGCAACATTTCCTCACCATTCCtgaccttcctccctcccttcggCCCCCTCCCCCTGGAGGATGGAAAGTCAAAGTCAGAACTGAATGGGGTTGA